The Flavobacterium sp. 140616W15 sequence TTAAATAAAGAGGAGCATACATCTGAATCGTTTTTCCAAAACGTTTCTTGGTTAATTTATGACATTCTTGAGCCATTTGTTCTAAATAAGAAAGTGCAGCTGGTGAAATTAAAGCAAGGAAATCATCAAGATTTCGTTTGTTTTTAGTCAAAGCAAGTTCTACTTCCTGAGGAGAAGTTTGATATATTTTGGATTGGATGGTGTTCCAGTCGTATTGATTAAAAACAGATTTGAATGTATTCATTAGGTTGATTGGTTTCACGCAAATTAAATTTTGTTTACTACTCGATGTATATTGTCTAGAATATTTACGCAATTAAAATTGACTAATAATCCCAGTCTTTTGTTGGTTAATTTCAAATAAGTATTTAATTGTTTAAAATGAATGGATTTCAATTCTTCCACAGATTTCAATTCAATAATTACTTTGTCTTCAACTAATAAATCTAATCGAAAAGTGATATCTAATTCTACATTATCATATTTAACGGGTAAATTAATTTGTTTAACGATTTTTAATCCATCTTTATTTAATTGATAATATAAAGCACTTTCATAAATTGATTCTAATAATCCAGGACCTAAGGCGTTGTATACTTTAAAT is a genomic window containing:
- a CDS encoding GxxExxY protein, with amino-acid sequence MSENEISYKIRGAIFKVYNALGPGLLESIYESALYYQLNKDGLKIVKQINLPVKYDNVELDITFRLDLLVEDKVIIELKSVEELKSIHFKQLNTYLKLTNKRLGLLVNFNCVNILDNIHRVVNKI